In Deltaproteobacteria bacterium, the following proteins share a genomic window:
- a CDS encoding MIP family channel protein, whose product MKRYISEFIGTYFLVFIGTGSIVVNQIYTGAVTHTGISLAFGLSVFLMVYIFGNISGGHINPAVTIGLAACKRFPSNQVLPYITAQLSGAVAASFSLYLLFGNSTTLGITLPIGSSSQSFTLEFIMTFLLMFVIMCVAAGKKINWFGSGLAIGAAVGIDAFLGGRISGASMNPARSFGPAIVAMNFESHWIYWLAPVSGSVFGALLHRCMFLNHRFS is encoded by the coding sequence ATGAAAAGATATATATCAGAGTTTATTGGAACATATTTTCTGGTTTTTATTGGCACAGGCAGCATTGTTGTAAATCAGATATATACTGGCGCTGTAACACATACTGGCATATCTCTTGCCTTTGGTCTTTCAGTTTTCCTTATGGTCTATATTTTTGGAAATATATCAGGCGGCCATATAAATCCTGCTGTTACAATCGGGCTTGCAGCATGCAAAAGATTTCCATCTAATCAGGTTTTGCCTTACATCACTGCCCAGTTATCAGGCGCAGTTGCTGCATCATTTTCTTTGTATCTGCTTTTTGGAAACTCAACAACACTCGGTATTACACTGCCAATTGGTTCTTCGTCCCAGTCATTTACGCTTGAATTTATAATGACCTTTTTACTTATGTTTGTAATAATGTGTGTTGCTGCAGGCAAAAAAATAAACTGGTTTGGTTCAGGTTTAGCAATTGGCGCGGCAGTAGGTATTGACGCCTTTTTGGGAGGCAGAATAAGCGGCGCATCTATGAATCCTGCGCGTTCTTTTGGACCCGCAATTGTTGCAATGAATTTTGAAAGCCACTGGATATACTGGCTTGCGCCTGTCTCTGGTTCGGTATTTGGCGCCTTACTGCATAGGTGTATGTTTTTAAACCATAGATTTTCATAA